The Drosophila sulfurigaster albostrigata strain 15112-1811.04 chromosome 3, ASM2355843v2, whole genome shotgun sequence genomic sequence agagcaagcgtTAACATATGTGGCCAAGTGTTGTCGCTGGATCTGCATCTGCTCCCCAAACTAGCCATGGCAGGAGTGTCTTCATCAATCCCCCGCTCCCTCTCGtcttctctctatctctttctcgcttTGTCTCGCTCACTTGACTGCGTTccatgtttgtttgtttgtttgtttgctttttcgagtgtgtgtctctctcttcctctatgtgtgtgtgtgtgtttgtgtgtgtctctgtgtgtctgtatgtgtgtgtttagaaTGCGCAAGACAGAAATTACAGTCGCCGCTGGCCGCGCCTTGGACTCCAGCAGCATCGCTGGCTGGACATGGACAAAATCAACGCCGCCACAGCCCCAAAcggcaaacacacaacaaactcATTGAAGAGACGTGCCTACAGATCGAGACTGAGGCtgtgactgagactgagacggaGTTGGAGATCGTAAAAGAACAACACAAGCGAAATTCTTGTGGCTTGTGTGAAACTTGGCGATTGGCAAAAATGTTAAGCGCTTAATTTGCAGGATCATCATCAGCACAACACATTATCcctaatattattattatccgaattttttttgttgctttatcttttttggtatttttgcacACGCGTCGCGcacatttttcgttttttttttttcgttttgctttaattattaccgtataatgttaaatattttgtgttaaatatatttttggcttGTCTATTTTGCGTGATTGTTCAAGCCAAAAAATCAAGTGCAGCAAACTGAAACACTAAAACACGATATCGTTGtcgtatttttgtaattttgttgtaGGCGAGCTTGGCACGTCCGCACGTTACGTTGGTCAGCAACGAACTGAAGAGGAGCACGCCAACAACGGACTTAAGAACTAAGACAGCAGCCGTTTGCAGACACGAAGAAGTTACCAACTGcgacggcggcagcggcagcgaccgCGACGCCGGCGCAGTGCCAGCTTAAAAAGCTCCAACAACTTACCAACAGCAGGCCAaggcaaagtcaaagtcaaggcagcaacaacagcagcagcggcagttgGAAGCTTTACACAGTCTTCGTGccagtcgacgtcgacgtcgacgctgcGCAAGCGCAGACACGAAAAGTGCCGTGGTCTTCGTTGCCATCGTCTTCGttttcgtcttcgtctttgtCGTTATCgtatctgctgctgctgctgttgctgctcttgttgttgttgttgttgttattattttcttgCACTATGTTAATGTGGTcgctgctgcgactgcgtcgtggctttggctgctgctgtcgtcgtcgtcgttgttgttgttgttgtcttgtgctttatttgtttctttaattATGAGTGTCAGTTGGGGACAGTTGCAAGCGCAGATTAAAGCAGATAAACATAacctatacacacacacacacacatacacacttgcACATCTGCAATGTAAACGACTGCGTTtgaatttttcacttttctcaCTGTGGCAAAATGAACCGATTTTCGTTTCGCTTCCGCAATCGCAATCGTTGGGCAATCGCTTCAATTTCATGTTGCACACTACTCGCTAGTTGCGGCCTGACTGAATCTTCTTCTTGCCTGCCCCTTAGAACAATTCTActccaaaaataaacaaagcggCATCGCTAATTGAATAATGCGCTTTGGTGTCTTCTGTTTTGCTCTGTCCTCTCTCCCTTCTCCTCAGactcatcctcctcctcctcctcctcatcctcatgCTGTCCGTTCagttgaaaaatttaaaattataatttaatggcCTTAAATTGGTCGCTTGGGGTGTAATTTTCGCATTTGAGTTCATTTCGAGCACTCACCAAGAGTCGCTGGGCTCAAGAAATTGGCGCAGAAAGAGTGATTTTGTCCGGCTTTGATTGTGACTTTGGGTCGATCGAGAAGTTTGCATATTAATAGGCGTATTAGAATCTGAAATAGACATCCTATTTTTCAATGACATGAATACTAATTGctcataaatttaaacaatttcaaagaATTTAGCTAATATtcgatattattatttttactttaacttatgcaaatttcataaatactatgtatttataaaaaattaatttaaaaaaaaaactttcaatattttaaaggATTATTAATTGCTACTTTGGTAACctatttaattaacttattgATTCTATATTAAAGATCTGCTTCAATCATTTcagattttaatttacaattccTTAgaaatttttttctcttttatataagacacattttattaacatttataaatatattttaaatttatatattttacaaacaCTCTTTGTAAGTAgagatttttttaaattaaatcaactttGAAGTATTTTATGCCAATACTCTATATTACATAACCACATTTCTCCAATctaatcatattttataagcacttcttataaattacaaattacttttttaaCACCTTGAGACTATTATGAAATATGAGAACTCACgacattaaatttcatatatttcatCATATGTAATTTCCGTAATAAAACTCATTTACTTCCGCCCACATCTCTGAAACTTTTCACGCTACCCACGCATCCAAAGTATCCAAGCAATCGCCTTCGCACAAAAGCGTAAagatcttttttttatattgtgcCAAGTGGGCACTTGAAAGCGTTGATCTTTTCTGATTTcgttttctttctctctgatCTTTGCTCAAAAATTGCTTCGATTTTGGTGAGTTTTTCTCGAATAACGCAACAAGACAGAACTTAATTCAAAGATTTATATCGAGCACCGGAAGGCGTAAGACGAAAATTGTGATTGTCTCAaaaagcacaataaataaatacgcaaactcacacacacacacttatgcagatatatgtatgtgtgtataaatcGATATAGCATTTGGACAGCGCATAATTGACGCTGATTGTAGGGGAATGTTCTCGAGTTGGGTTGAGGGAACTGTGAATATGCACGACTCGAAATATAATCGACATCTCATCTATCGCAGATTCTAGTCTCCACTTAAGAGAGATGTTTTCTCAATAACGAAGGTCGTTGATTAAGCAATCTTGTTGCTCTCTTCGTTAGCAACTTTCGTGCAAGATATCAACGGAAATTCGTACTTAATGGATTACGATTTAATAAGACGCTTTGAGATATCTCAAGAAGTTAAAGCTTATGGTAtaccataaattataattatcattcgaagaaatgcaaattgaaatatatttgtatatttcttaaaaGTTTAGATTCTCTAATTGAGTATTAAATCATatgagaaattaatttaaaatcgtAGATTAACAAATggatattaattaatttctatgTTATATAAACAATGGAGAGAccaataatataaatgaaataatgtttTTCGGAATTAATAAGTGAACGGCTATATTTCCCAATGCTTTTCTGTCGGTATCTACTACATATCATGCctattatagtatattgatggaatataataaataaaaaaatctttaaagaatatataactattgtatttacataaaattgGATAAAAATAGTTAgtcttatttattgttaatttatttcacatattttttcTAATAGCATCTCTCTCATCTCCTCGCACatcatttttttctattttcccaGATCATTATTGCAAAGACTCGCAAAAAGCCAGCACttatttgaaatgttgtaGTGGCCACTTGTTGCATGTAGTCGCCATGCCACATGCtacatgtgtgtatatatttcaGCCACAATCACTTTGATCTTTCTGGCCAGATCTCTCCCAATTCTCTTATAGAAACGGTTTGCACTTAATGGGCTTCTCCAAAGCAAATTGCGCTAAAAAccataaaattgttattaaagcTTTaacagaaataacaaatacccacacacaaaaagacaTACACATGCtcttcccttcccctccctcTGTTTGCTCCCCAGTCTAGCATTTCCCGCCCTCCGGTTAGATCTTTCACTAATAAACGGCAGCGCCATCATCATCGCATTGGCGGCACTATTAacaatgaaaagcaaaagtaaatcGAAATCAAAGTAGCCTGCAAATGCAATGGAGAAATGGACCCCAACTCCAGCTTGAGCTCCAACTAcacaaccacaactacaactacaactacaactacaactacaactacaactacaactacaactacaactacaactacacaAGTGTAGCCCCCAGCAGCTTGGCTgctaaacaattgaaaattgtatttttgctttttttttgttgtgttgtttttctttaacgtttttttttccacTGGCGGCCAACACGTGCCGGGTCTGAAATGTGGGGAGAGTGAAGGAGGAAGGAGGGAGGGGGGCATGGTCAAGTGTGCCGGTGTTGGGGCAATGCAGCAACCTGTCgctgccacaacagcagcagctagcaGCAGCCAGTGGCAGTAGCAATGTGTGGCAGAGCCACCGTTAGCTCATATCAGTGAGGCGCACACGTCTGCCCTGCCCCACAAACACATAACACAgcagcacaacacacaacacacaagaCTCTATGGAGATCTTAAACTTTCATTTATACAATTGTCTTCAAACTGTGCAGCGGCGATTGCCGCCGCCAACTGTGGCCTcacttttgtgttgtgtgctgctCCAAAATGAAAGTCGGAACAAAATGGATTTGcttttggaatttttgttcgaaaaaaaaaacaaaatacatttgtgtAGTTGCTGcctccaactccgactccaacttcgactccaacttcgacttcgactgcggctgcggctgctgttcaTTCGTTATGGGCCACAAGCGTCAAGCATTTGCTTTATTGCAGTTTTCATATGCTTCTGTGCCAAAGGAAAGGCCACGCCGGACGCGACTTGACTTGGGCCCAATATCTCATTAAATCTAAAtggactttttttttttgtgtctttcGTCGTCTTCTGCTCAGCTTTTTGGCTGTGCCCCGAAAAACTTTCGCTCGACTGTGGACAGAGCGAGAATCAATAGTTGCCAAGAGACTTTTGCTGACTCCTTGCTACTTACTACACTGACCTTGCCTCCCCTACCTTGCCGCCTTGCCGCAGCGCGTGGCAACTTATCGACGGCAAACGTTCCTCACGATATTCTGCGTAAGTTTGCTTTTGGGGGCCCTTTTTTGTCTTGTGTCTAAAGTGCTGGGTCATTGGCCGAAGGCGGCTGCTGCCCAAAAAGAACCTCAACATCaacgtttttgttgtttttttaaactGGTTATTATAATTTTCGGTTTCGCAGAATCCAcgcaagcaaaagcaacaacaaaaaaaaacaaaaacctggCAAAAGCAGCGCCATTAGTTGGCCTCATTCTTGGCCCAGGAAATCTTCTTCATATAGGAGTTTGAGTTTcgagtatgagtgtgagtgtgagtatgagtatgagtatagGTAGTACTCAGTACTCAGTAAGCAGCagcatgcaacaacagcagcattcgCTTCGTgacaaatatgaatatttcgAAACGGGCCAAGAAGCTCGGCTTGGCTTAACCCCTTGCTgctccctccccctccccccttTTGGGGCAGCCATTCGGTTTCGCCACAGAATGCAAGAACGCGGCTGCAACGCGGAAGTATTTAACGTGTTTGTTTGTCCATGCCAATTCTatgcctgttgctgcttcgACTTCGGCTGCTGCAACTCttgcctcagcctcagcttcagcttcagcgtCTTTCGTGGTCGCATCGTTTCTTGTTGTGTGTTTCGTTTGGTGAAAAGTGTTTTGTATGCAAATCATTGAAATTACATATTATGGCCAGTTGGCAGTCGTAAGTAGCAGTTGGCCTGAAAGTCGCCTGACATGCAGCAGAACACAGGCCAcaaaaccgaaccgaaccgaaccaaaacaactaaagcaacaacaacaacaacagtgcaCAACAAAGGCGCATTCAAACGTTTTGCAATCCAAACTCAAAGTAGAAGTCTTCATATGGCCAAAATGCACATGGCCATTTGCTTTGGGTGGGTCTCGCATCTCCggctgctctttttttttgcctcgGCGGCTGCGGCTCAAAGCATCGGCCAAGTGATATGCCTGGGCACAGCGACAGCTCATAAATTCATTAGAGAATGCCACCAAATGTGGCAGCTGCCACGCATTGACCAAATGCCCACGCATGATCATTGGAATTGCATACGATCCGCAATTAGAAACCCTTTTAGAACAATTTCTATGCCATTGTTCTCGATAATGTGAATCAATATCAGGAGCAATATTCTACATATTCagagatatttatatttatttgcaaattatgtttaaatgGTATTCAATTTTGAGGATATTCATCCATTGAAAAGTTGATCctaaatttcatttccttCATGGAAATGGAAAGCAGTGAAAGAACCGACAAATTCATAACTTATAATGaaactattcaaaattattagtACCATTTTCCTTGTGCCGTTTATCTCGACAGTGTGAAACAATTCTTAATATTCTGgatcattaatattaaaaaaaaaatattttcgaacatttttttgtaaaacgaatttattatatttaatacattacACATGAATCATTGACATGgagagtaaataaataactcaTAAATACATagcttcaattaaattttcataatgtTTTATATCATTTTCCTAAAAACCTAACCagtatgcatatttaaatattttcatttattttgtatttattcttagaatacttaatattaagttaaattattaattttaaatacattaagtATATTCAGGcactaaaactaaataatttatattatttattatactatatacaagacttatttaaatatgaagtGCGGAagtttgttattcttttttttcttattttacttaattttgcCGACCTTTAAAGTAACCAATATTgtcacaaattaaaaaacaatttatttttcaatcatTGCAGCTCAAtatcaatttagtttttatacccgctacccatagggtagaagggtattataactttgtgccggcaggaaatgtatgtgacaggtagaaggaggcatctccgaccctataaagtatatacttgtatattcttgatcagcatcaacagccgagacgatatagccatgtccgtctgtccgtctgtgtgtctgtccgtctgtccgtatgaaacactggatctcagagactataagagatagagctataattttttttcgacagcatttgttatgtttgcacgcagatcaagtttgtttcaaaattttgccacgcccacttccgcccccgcaaatcaaaaaaaatcgaataacaagcgtaatttgaaagctagagttgcgaattttggtatatacaataattactatagtagttatgattgcggttgcgatcagataaaaattgtcgaagttattaatgaaatacttttgtatgggcaaacacgcctacttactagggctcttagttgctttggccgacagtctggcacattgtgctgtctatggtatattttgaatacggtactttatcgatataccaaacataccgtTTGGtctattttgtagtattttttcagtatattcggtatatttttagaaaaataccgcaaaatatatttcttttattcaaaatgggtagcgggtatctcacagtcgagtacactcgagtgtagctttctcacttgtttatcttttttttttggacacCCTTTTGAAAAgaacacaaaagaaaacatagcaaaaaaaaataaaaaaaactaaattgagagcctttcaatatttattttaaattaagcatctacacttttaaattattttcaggAAGGAATATGTAATATGCAGAAGTAATTTAATTGGATGTAAAAGATTTTATTTGCAAGCTTGAATGCTTAattcaaatatgaatttttatatttcttctgTAAATTTAAACCTAAACAAATATTAGATATATGTCACCAAATCCATCCAGCAttttacttcttcttcttcttcttggcttcttcttcttcggctTTTTTTTGCTCCTCCTTTTTTGTTAGAATTATTAACAATCGGCAGAATATGCCGAGAACGTTGATGTAAAGATCCAATGCATGTTGAACTGCGTCGCGGTTACCCGAACGACATTTCTCCACAATGTTCTGGGTGTCGTATACAATAAATGCGGCCTTGACAAAAAGGCCAACATACAATTCAGTAATCTGAACAAAGTATGACTTAAATATCATGTTGAAGAGACtcagcaacaacatgcaaTTGAGGACGCTGAACAGCATGCCACCCAGATATAAAAAACTGCCCTGCTTAGACAAAAGGGCGGCCAATGATAGCGATGCAAAGATCACGAATGTTCCGGTGAGTGCCGTCAAAATAATAGCCGGATTAATGCTAACAATGTGTCCCAAAGGTGGACCAAGTATTTGACCACAGCAAAAGCCCAAAGCGTACAACATTCCCAAGCGTGTGTAATAGTTCttgccatcgtcatcatcatagCAAAGCAGACCTAGAAGGAGTACCACGCCTGCAATTGCCGCCAGCATCCCGAGATCAATGTAATTATTCATTTGAAGTAGGGCACCGCCTGCCGCAACAGCAGTTGTGCTTGCCAGCACCATGTAGACTTTGAAAAGGTGCTGACGTATGTACGGCTCACTGGGGGAAGTAAAAGAGAATAGCAAGCAAGGATTATTGATTTAGTACGACCAACTGTTGATGTGGCTCAATACGAAAACAACACATCAGCTCGCTTCATCATGAGCGCAGCTGATGCAAATTCCACACATCAGTACTATGACTTTGCTTCCAGCTGTGTGTACTTTGTGACCCAATCTTATTATGTGTGCATACTCACTATCGGTCGTCGAAGCTATTGACGAAACGTTCAAAACTATGGTTTGAGTTTTTAGCTGTATTCGCCATAGggttatattttttgttgcgcACTTGAATACTTCGAACGGAGAAGTTGTAAATGTGAACTGTGACTATCTGCTCTTTGTTAATTGAACTGATTGATTTTATGacgttaaaaatatatatttcgtataaaTTTTCgtaaaaaatgtaaagtcAAAAAGAGCTCTTGAAATAACAAATGTGTTACACGTTATGTGACTATCTCCTCTTTATTTAACTGATTGATTTTACGACGCTTACTACGTTActaagttaaaaatatatattctttaaagTTTTCGTATAACTTCAAAGTCAAAAAGAGCTCTCGAAATAACAAATGTGTTACACGTTAATGAATGCAAGCGGGGAAATTGAAGTAAATGGCGAGAAGTTATTATATTGATAGATttcaaagaataaataattgtgtatTTTGCACATACTTCTCTATTGTCCATGCagattaattgtttattattttgtcgAAATTCCGCAAGTTATTTTGCTAAAGTTTCCCTGACCAAGTTTCGTTTGATGTCGAATTGAATCGATGAGTCGCCGTTGAAATTTCGCCAACTTCTTTTTGcgaaaaaaaatcagaaaaaaaaacgaaacaaaaatataaatataaaagaagcAGGTGGTTCTCTCTTGTCAAAAAATCTGAAATTGctgttattttgttattgttattgtcgatgttgctattgctgtttgttattgcacataaaaacaaaacaagaaaactgaaaagaagcaaaaaaaaaaaaagattccATGCGCCGTGACAGGCGTGAAGTTTTGGTAAACCCTTCACGGCAATGGATGTGCCTAGAGATCGAGGATGACTTTTAACTTGCAGGgtgaaaatcaaaagaaaagaaatttaattatagtttaaTGACAGCACGCAAATAGTCGACAAATGTGAGTATTACAGGTTCGCTTTGGTTTTCAGtcccagtctcagtctcagacccagtctcagtctcagactcagtctcagtcgccTTGTGGCGTCTTCCGCCtctcaattgttttttttgttagggtttagtcttttttttttttggccgtCGAAAGTAAAATTTccaattgatttttgttgtgctttatGTTTTACAcgcttttcgtttttattatgcGCATTGCGGACACATTTAGCAAAAAGGCAAAGTAAATGCCAACATCATTTGACTATCATGGACACAAGGAGAAATGATGGCACAGCcgaaagccaaagccgaagtCGCAGTCGGAGTTGCCATCATCATCCCAGAGCCcaggcagaggcagcagcagcactttcATCGGCGCTTACGCAGCATGAGATTCAGATCTATTGCCGGTAAAACTCGACTTCAACTCTCCAGCTTCGAATATCCAAATCCCAGAGACTGAGAGAATGAGAGGGAGATAGATAAACCTAAGCCCGCCTGCGACTTATTTGTGCGCCTAGCCTGGCTTCTACCTTGCCCCATTGTTGCGCCGCggtttcgtttttcatttttgaaagCTCATCGTGCACGAGGTCAATGAAgagcagctccagctccagctccaactcAAGCTCCAGCTTCAGTTCAACCTCAGCTCCAGTAAGAGCAGCTGAAAACGCGAttctgttgtgtttttttttcttctgtttttgtaCCTTGTCTGCCGGTATCAAAGATTTGCTTTCAACACAGTTTTTGCAACAATGTTTCTCAGAAATATTAACTGAGAACACGCCGAAAAATCACAGGCTCAACTACATAAATATCCTGTAAGTAACTCAATTTAACCaatatataaaagatttaACTTTTATCTTAAGAATCTTAGTAAGCTACTTATATTAAAGTCCATTTATTAagctcataaattaattaatattattttaaacttcCTTAAATTATCTGAAATACTTGttaacaactttttatttgtaattataaagTTTGTTCActtatttacacatttataaatatggtttaaaagattttttaaatgtttgcaatctttgaaagttatttttaCATGATCTTAATCTTCTGCAAATatcaaaacagaaaaagatctttaattcatattcaaattggaaaataatatagaattgaATAAGTAAAATTCGGTTAAGTACTTTCAAATTTCAGTAATTTTAAAaggttttgttttataatatagTTGATAATTTAGattttgtttcatatttcattactttaaatttaaatatatttgggaaaattaatatatttatataataataagagcACAGatcattttcacattttcgtatttaaacttattaatattacagaaaaacgaataaattataatgtattttattgaCCATAAtctttttat encodes the following:
- the LOC133841332 gene encoding bax inhibitor 1-like yields the protein MANTAKNSNHSFERFVNSFDDRYEPYIRQHLFKVYMVLASTTAVAAGGALLQMNNYIDLGMLAAIAGVVLLLGLLCYDDDDGKNYYTRLGMLYALGFCCGQILGPPLGHIVSINPAIILTALTGTFVIFASLSLAALLSKQGSFLYLGGMLFSVLNCMLLLSLFNMIFKSYFVQITELYVGLFVKAAFIVYDTQNIVEKCRSGNRDAVQHALDLYINVLGIFCRLLIILTKKEEQKKAEEEEAKKKKKK